The Populus nigra chromosome 4, ddPopNigr1.1, whole genome shotgun sequence genome contains the following window.
GGTGCGCATACCACTGCCAATGTCCCGTTTACTTTGAGTAATTCTAGTGTTGGCCCCAGAGAATGCTTAGCTGACACTGTATCCACGATAAAATCTAGAGTTCTTCTCGCTGCCtgcaatccaaaaaaatacatcttcttacttatttattctttaactctttcattttttctagaaaacaaaacttattgaaaaataacatgaaactgataaaaggactaaattgtaaataaatctTACAATACAGaggttaaaatataatttctgtAACTACCAATTATCAAACACGATtaactaatttattataattacacGGCGGACAATGAATACCAAAGAAAGCACATCGTTATTATACTGGACTTAAAAACTAATTCGGAAAAGAGTTTAGATTACTGGTCAATTTGTGATCCATACAGTATGGAGATCCGAGGGCCCATCCCACTTACCTGACTTTTTGTTGGCCAATGACCAATCAAATCGACAGCCATTCTAGCTACAAGGGGACAAGCAATTATATAGGGACAAAAATTTGGTTGGTGGAAACCTGGAAGTAGAGGGTAACATACCTGAAGTTCTTCGGCATTAGTGCTGACAATGAAATCATCAGCTCCCAAGCGGTCTCTGGCCTCTTTTTCTTTAGACGGAGAGGTGCTGATCACAGTTACATGGTGACCAAATGCCTTGCCAAACTTGACAGCTACATGTCCTAGACCGCCGAGACCAACCACCCCTACCCTTTTTCCTGGTGTGTCGACCAAGTTGCTATCCTTGAAAGCGCTGAATACAGTAATTCCTGCACAGAGGAGGGGCGCTGTTGCATCCATTGGCAGGTTTTCTGGTATCCGCACCACATACCTTCGTGTAGAAATTTAGCAAAATAAGAAAATGTATTTTCTtaacaattttcaatcaacGAAGTGCATTCTACGATAAGATAAAAATTGCTTGCTTcagatcaaatatatttaatttggtcACATGGATGGAAGAGATTCCCCTCTTCTCTCATAAATGTTTGTGTTGAAAAATGAAGGACGAACCTCAAATAAGTTcccaatatataaaataattcttgattGAGTCCACCAACAAATTCTTGTTTCATTTGGGTCTCTAAAGTTGTGAGAAATTCTTGATTGAATCCTTCCATTCATGTTTTTAACAAATTCTATCCAAATTgtactctttcttcttcttttttcaaaaataatcgAGGGTTCAATTCAGATCTCAGCAATAGTTAGAGGGTAATTCGAGGTTTTACTAAAAATAAGGGATTCAAGCACAAGAAAACGGCTgttattaacaaataatattgCAGCTCATCACTTTCCcacttcacttttattttccaCACGAAAGTCATGAAGAAGATGACAAATTTATGTTAGGTGGGGGTTTAGGACATTGAAGtggattattaattaataattaagactGTTCGATACCTGTGATCTGCAACCAGGAATTTAGAGTAGCCACCATAAGTGATGCTACCATCCCAGAAGATACCATTGTAAGTCAACTGTATTTGGTCACAATAATTCTCATGCGAGCTCTTGCAGAAATCACACTCCAAACATGAAGCTGCTAAGCACCCCACTCCAACTCTGTCTCCCAACTTGAACTTGTTCACGTTGCTCCCCACCTTCGTGATTATCCCAGTAATTTCGTGCCTATCATACAGCGAAAACATTTAAAACTTTCAAGAAAAACACATGTACATAGCACTTGATATCTCATTTGCACGACAGGCATTAGACTTTAAAGACTTGTTACCCGGGGACAACTGGGTACATGGAAATGCCCCAATCGTTCTTTGCAAAATGGAGATCAGTATGACATATGCCGCAATACATAATCTCTATGGTCACATCGTTGACACCATTCTCCCTGTTCATTACACAAATCAAGTCCACTGTTTACTGCTGGTTTCCTTGATAGTATGAGGAACAAGTATACTGTAAAAAATCTATGAAACTGACTGCTAATTACCTTCTTTTGAAAGTGTAAGGGACGACTTTGCCAGAAGAGTCGAGGGCTGCCCAGCCAGAAACGGTCTGCGTGTGGTTCGGAGTTGTTTGAGCCATAAGCTGAGACTCGAGGCTCTGCTCGGACAGAGGCAGGGGGGAAATGGGTCGCTTGAAAAGAAGATGCTCTCTCGAGTATGTTTAGTCATGGGAGGACTGTCTATTTAATGATGCGTCCTTGAGGTTAGGCTTATAGGACCACCGGTGGattgattatattattattgtttttttatatatataatttcctaACAAAATGGATTAAATTATTCCCATTGATCAACTGAAATTCATATGCATTTTGACCATGCCATTATCTGGACTTTGAACTGCATGGCTACCACATATTTAGTTATGTCGTTAGTTATGGTATGATTTTGGGTTGTTGAGTGAATAGTGGTAATATCAATTTGCTTGAATGACCACTAAATTTCTccgatttttcttttaactataAGGAATACCCTAGATTATATTCTTTTTCATGTGATTTTAAGGAATAACCTCgcatgatttttcaaaataatttaatgaatttcgctatatattaattttaaagtttgagctcgaaaaatcaataatatagaCATGTATTTTTGACAATCAGGTACAGTTAATACACGCCTAATGAattcaagagttttttttttgtttattttgaatccAAAATAGTAAGGTAGTACAAAAAccgtgaaattaatttttattacccAGAAACAATATCTCGTCACTTTATGTCTTCGCTTTTCTCTTctgacaaataattttttgaaaaaaaaaaaaagtttcaccGGGCAATGACTGAAATTTGTTGGCAACAGCCTCAGATATCACCAAGCAAGGTAAGGTacgttttaaattaataaatacttaaaaaagtAGTTGTATGGCAATTTCAAGCATTAACTTCCTTGTATCAACAACCCCCACATGGCAGGATATTCAAAGCTGTCGTGGCTGAAgaaccatttttttatattgatacgATCctaatttttaagcaaaaacaagGTATTTGGAGATTGGGATTTATCGACAAGAACcagtaattatattaataattgcCTATTACCAATGCTTACAAAATAGGGTTAGGTGAGTACTATGCAAGCTAGGGATGTGACCAGTCGTTGCTCACTTTTAATATggcattattttaatacattaattttGATCGTTAGCCACTCGCTCGCTTTGCTTGAGAGGATAAGGTTGCTCGGTGTTGCATTACGTCCACTTTTCCAGctatatttctttcctttctgaAAAAGTCAAAGATGTTTGGTAGGTTCAGgctgggtgtttttttttttttttttttttggggggggcgTATAagacaagaaaaacaaaggaaaggGCGATGGAGAAAGACAGTGCCCGTCCAATCAGCTTGAAGCGCATGTGTTTCCTGAGCACTCCCGCTTATCTGGGCCCGTGATGGATTCAAGCTCAGGATCATTATGGATTTCAAAGTTTACTCGGACGAGAACGGCCCAGAGAGAACTTGTGCAGTAGTGGGCCTCATTTCAGGCCTGGTCCTGGAGGCCCAATGTACCCCGAAACATGCCACTCGAGTAACACGAGTGTGATTAGTCATTATCCTCGGAGCTATATTCTTTCCTTTCATATATAAAACCTGTTCTGGGATTGACTTGGGACGAGATGAGTGTCTTGAGTCAGTAAAGTCaacttgagtttatttttaatttttttatataataaatatattagaatattattttataaacaattaaaaattcaacatgatGATTTATTGGGTTTCATAGGGGCAAGAAGGATTACAAGTTACCCGggtttttaacaaaattattcaaattttttttaaccagatTGGTTCAAGCTCTAgattaacaacataaaaaaattataaacaaaatataatttttaatatatttaataaatctttggtgataataaattaatgaaaacaaaaaagaaactgtcttagcatttgttttttcaggtttttcaaaaaaaaaatcttgatagaGAAGTcataataaaatctttttttttttttttatctctctcatAAGAAGATAGATGCCCACACCTTATAGAATCAGAAGTGATCCAAGAAGTGCAAGCCTGTATAGATCCATCCGacctcttcttttatttttaaattcggATTTTGTGTAAATTTGTGTCCAAGTCAACAACTTCAACAACACATATTTATAGTCACGTTATTATTCTTgtcaaggaaaaaacaaataattggctttttttaaaatcttaaaggtcggtaaaacataatttttgcaGATttctgtttatttgtttatttttttgtttcttatggTAATTTTAGTAAGAAAAAGCTCTtgagttaataaaataaaaattgtaaggATTCAAGATGTATTAACAGGAAAACGGGGTAATtgtaatatcaatatataaaatttatatttttttatttaattataataatttatatttttttatttaaatatattaatttttaatttttaattaaatactttcGTTCACTTTCCATCAATTTTTTCCATGTAAATTCGTGACAAACCAGGAGCACTACACAggaagaagattacattgaatactttcttctttttcttttttattattattgttgctgCTGTTACTATGGCTTGAAAAGAAAGTAATTGGAATTTAAAACTTGGAGGATTTTAAAGACAAACCATATAACGTAATATGGCCCCATATAAAGAGAAACCGAAATATCTCTCCATCTACAGTGACTCCTAGTCCAATCTCCTCTCGTACGGCCCCATATCAACCAGAAAGAGGAGAAGAAGTATCTCTTCATCTCCAGTCACTCCGAGTCACATCTCCTCTCGCATGGCCTCCTGATCCGTGTTTCCTTGTAAAAGTATGTGATCAGTGGCAGgagatcaaaatataaataaaaacagcaTGAGCACCAATAAAGTCTCTAGTAATTCTCCGTCAAAATCCCTCTATACATGTTCATCTCCTTCAACCCTGTCTTCTCCTTCTCCAATACCAAACCAATCAACGACTGGAAACTCAATGGAAGAAGTTTGGAATGATATAAACCTAGCTTCTCTTCATGAACATCCAAATAGTCACACAGGCAGCAACAACAACACCGACGACCATGTTTTTCATGGTATGATGTTTCAAGACCTCTTGGCTAGATCTTCCAATAAAGACACACCAACAAGGGTTGCCTCTAAGGAACCCTCATCTGGTGGGGGCAACAATTTCTTGAAGAACTCTTTAGGGCCGCCACCAGCTACTATGCTGAATTTGAATTATGGGTATGATCATTTTCAATATCTGGAAAGCAGGACTGTCCCTTTGAGGTCAAATCCACACAAATGCATAGCCATGCCGGTGCTGGCACACCAAGTTTTTATTCTTCTCTCGATCCCCCTTTTGATTCTTTGGGTTCTTCTTCATTGTTCCCTTCCATTTGCAGAAAAAGGCCTCAAGAAAAAGGTGACGTTTCTGGCGGCGATCGGAGGCATGAGCGCATGATCAAGAACAGAGAATCTGCAGCTCGGTCCCGGGCTAGGAAGCAGGAATCTTTCTCTCCTTCTAAAAAACTGTTTTAGTGaaatttaatgattatataacattaatggttttatttatttactttaccCTTTTGCAGGCTTACACGACCGAGTTGGAACTTAAAGTTGCTCTGTTAGGAGAGGAGAATGCCAAGCTTAGAAAGCAGCAAGAAAGGGTCAGTACCGTAGAAgaggaatgttttttttttttaatacacacacacacacacacacatatttttattttccagaTATGGAACGTTAAATTTACACAAAGCAAGAGATCACATCATGGCATTTAAATTTGTGATGCATACTTGCGATTACAGTTCTTGGCAGCAGCTCCTGCTCAGCCACCAAAAAAGCACACCCTCTATCGAACCTCAACGGCTCCATTTTGAGAAGTAAGAAATTTATGCTTAGCCCATTTACTCCTTTCATCCCTTTATGTTTCCACTTGGCTATCTTGCCAAAAACTTCCTTGAAAGGAGGGAGATGTTTTCCATATATCATTTCAAAGGGCTTTTGATGTAAAAGAAAGGAGGGGAAAAGAAAGGTAGGAAAGTAGCAAGGACAAATTAAAGTTGCCTGGACGCCAAGCCGCAGGACCAGTTGAGGGGtcgtattttattttcttgaaccACTATTTCTTCACTCCTTTGTCTTCTTTTCCATGTTTGCTTTCTAATTTTCCTCCTCCTATGTGGACGCTGTGACGTTGGGAGAGATAAATGCCAAGGGGAAATAGCCTTGGCTTGTTTGTTTGCCTACAAATATGTATATAAAGATGGGACCTGTTTGGCTATCAATGTCACTTTCTATTCTAATCTTATCTATTCATTTTCAGTGTCCTCCTTTCCATCAtgatttattgattatttttattgatatttcacAGTGCTTTGTGTTTTTCTACTTCGTTTGTATGTGGTGCCCATTCCGAGCAATCTTGCATTTCACTGCTTGTCTGGACGGAGAATTTGCAAATCATATGTGAAGGGGTAACTGTGGGTTTAATTAGAGACATGACAAACACTTAGGCTGGCtcaaccatgttttttaaactttttgaatttttttttagcttcaagttattattttttaattattttaatgtgttaatataaaaaaattattttaatatattattaaataaaaaatattttaaaaaacaatatttctcATACTTCCAAACATTTCCCAGAAGAAGAAACCATTTCGTAAGGATGAATAGGTATAGGACACTTCCATCGCCTTGCACTGCACCATTACTTTCTCGGAAACAGAACGACAACAAAAAGGGTCTTCGATGAGCACCTATATTCCATCATTCAAGCAGCTTTGGTCGACACGTTGGCAAATGCTGTAAGAAGTATGTCAATAATCTGGGACCAAAGTGAACTTGCATAGGCAAAAGATTGTTCGACATTTAGCTTGAACTATACTTGGTCACGGTGCTGCGCGGCAAAgccaaactattttttaaaagaaatataatattgaaatgcagtaaaaaatatgcattaaaaaccaatcacaataaatatataacaatGCTAATAAAAGTTAAGTTAACCTGGAATACTCTATTAAACTTGTAGTTCAgattatataattgaaataatcctataaaaaaataaaaataattataaaatccttaaaaaatatgttaactttttaaatctaTGACCCGAGTCATTACACCCGAAGCATCCAAtccagaaaaattataaagtccgattcttaataaattaaatattaaatgataaattaaaaaaatcaatcatataattttccttttaaaaaataaaaacgaagATCAAGATCACTATTGctactaatattaataaataatatcattaccattaacattatcattattaacactattattatttttatcattattaaaatcactataattgttattattattattatcatcatcatcactgtttctgctactattattactattatttttgtttttttattattattagcattatcattattagtaataatagtagtagttttattagtattattactaTCTTAACAACAATTACCATTGTTATCATCAccgttgttgttgttattgctgCTGCTGTTATTACTGCTACTactaatgttattattattgttattatcattgttatcatcatcatcattattagtgttcttattatcattattattattattattattatcttcatcattgttaatattattattatcactgctAATATCATAaccatcatttttattattattaccattatCATTACAATTATTACTACCACCACAACTATTATTATCGtagtaaattattattactactactattatgattattatcatcactatcagtattattataagtattattattactaccatCACCACCACAATCACTACTACTTCTATTACCATAATTATTactatcatcaatattattatcataactattaatatcatcatcatcattattattgttattattattaataacatGACTACAACTGTTACCATTATCACCAAaactattactattatcaatattattatcatagctactaacattattattatttttattactattattattatcattattagtaGTAATGGTAGTATAATTGTCACTGTCACTACCATTATAACTactattattcttattatcatcactaatttaattttttttattatctttgttactatcattaataatattattactaccaccaccaccaccattataattattaatttcattgttgttgtttttgtctttaccatcaataatattaatattttcattactatttgtattattattattattatcttcatcactattattattattattatatctaatattactattactattatttattaacatcatcatcatcatcatcattattaatattatcatcactattattattattattattattattaaaaaataaaaaccatgaacttgatttgaatgataaaattgaataaattttttgacaAAAGGACCATGAAAACCATTAAAGTCAGTGGAAGAGAGACAGAATTGgaatcattatcatcattgaaaaacacaaaaactacaaaggataaaattgaaagtcaTAACAACtttaataaaatgacaaaaaaaaattaaagtagaaaaaccgaatcgaaaaaTATTATCTATACAAGTTAAAAAGCAAGGGTTAAGTTAAaagggaaaatgaaaaaattataaaaataaaaattaagatgatcGAATCTGAAATACCAACaacaatgaggaccaaaatatatttattgggtgaggagagagaaatgaaCGAGGAAAACAAAGGATCACCGATAATAAATCGACAACATCTAGACACTGCACGCCACTCACTTTATAAAGttgtttttagaataattatgtgtgtttgtttttatgtttttaaggtaatgatgctaagttttttttaaaaaaaataaattgaaaaggaattacACAGTGATTGTATGAAATTAGCagctaaaaacaaaattctaatgcctatatgtaaagaaaaaaatatcaataaaggtgattataattttttttaatagctatatttttaattttattaatatcacaaattaattcatgttttcttataaaattcgTTAAAGGAAAGTAAAAAAGGACTACATTAATGGGAACTCGAAGCTGCTCGAGAACAATAATTGAACCAGGTCCTCCCAcggtcatgtttgtttttaaggtagaaattgtattttaatttttttaattttaaaattattttaatgtgataaaattaaaaataaattttaaaaaataaaaaatattattttaatataatttaaaaaaatattttaaaaaacaactacacaGTAatcagaaagagagagagagagagtgactGGCTGTTTTAGTTTATCCTTCTCATCTGGGCAACATTAGTCAATGCGTTGTTGTTTGTGATTTCTATTTAgcctagtttttatttatttaatttttgtcttTTCCTGGTACAAACTTAAGGTATGATGTTGGGGTCCTTGCTAGGAAAGGAGGAAGCAATGAATAATCAATGGCTTTGGAAAAATTGGGCCGACTCTCCTCGTGGGAGccgttgaaaataaaatatttaagagatAGTTGACTAaagttttattcatttttttactatGGTTTGGAGGTGTAAATAAGtattaattttagatataattCTAGTGAAAGAGTTTGGATTACTGGTTaatcatttttgaaaataaaagctaagataatgttattttaattttttatttcttttatgtattttacaATCATTTAATCAGGATTAGACAagtcaaaatcaatcaaatcagTGGGGTTTTAATATAATCAATCTACTTTTATCAGGttaactaattatttaattttaaatttgtttcaggTCATAGCTTGAGTTTCTTGATTCCCGagtcaatttttcaatttttcaggtagaattatatttgaatttaagACCTATTTtcataatcaaaatttaagtgatgttttatacaattttaataattaaaattgtttaaaaatattttctttttcaaaataaattatactattgATCTCGTGTATTGAAATACAAGATTACTAGTTGGTTAACCGTGCTATGCTATCAAtaggatttctatttaattttcaatgtaaaaGAATAACGAGTAGGCGTtgtgaacctttttttttacatcttaagagtttttaattaataatagaaaagttaatatatattttttaataagatgaattgaaaattatattagaCTAGtcaatcatataaaatttattaacactaattaaatattaaattaaaaatatattatttaaaaaaataaaagacaaatgtATATgttaggggtgttcacggttcggtttagagtaaaaaaaccaaccgaaccgaatttaaatattttgaagaaatattaaccgaaccggaccggaaaccggttcaaaccgaactggtccggttcggttaaattcggttttttttgggaaaaaaccAGGAAACCTAATCCCTTCATTAAAtccggttttttttaaaaaaaaaccgggaAACTAAAATCCCTTcgtttatgggttttttttaaaaaaaaaaaattggcttaACTTTACagtaaattaagttttaaaatttatagacaGCTTGGCTGACTGCCATAAACGGGAATTCCTTACTGAACACTTATCTTTCAATATGCATGCAATGTGGAAGTGCCATCTGCGAGCCTTTCTTCTCCTGGTCACTCTgaacttttcttctcctttcaaGTTAAGGCATATGCAAACAACTTTAAATTCAAGGGGCATCCCAAGACTGatgacaaataaatttatttttcatgtcttgTTTATAAGCCTGAAGTTGTTTAAATGGTTTACAGGCAGTGAGCTATGCTGAGAAAACCATACATCCAAGGAATGTAAATCATTTAATTCTTCACATGAATTTAGACATGAATTCAATCTGACAGATACAATGcaataaatcaatttcaatatgcATGCAATGcaataaatcaatttcaatatgcAAGATACATGATCAAATTTGAACacctcaaattaaaagtttgttcgCACTAGAAAAGTTAACATTAACAAGCGAATACATTAGCAACTGCCAACTagcaataaattatcataaacatctagcaagcatagtttaaagaaaaaaacacagcagCATGGGCATCCAAAAATTCCAGTAAGGataatgctataaaaaaaaacactagcaaaTTAGCAACATAGTTCAactattgaaagaattaaattaagtaTGCAAAATGTTAAGGGGAATTAACAAggtaaagtaaattaattaccaaaaacaattatattccaAAATTGCACCAAGCCACCAATACTGCTTACAAACAATCAGTTGagatttttaaactttcaccaaattctacaaaaacataaattaaaaagttagattaaacatatgtaaataaatgatattataaaataactacatttaaatttgtaaaagaaattaCCTGACTCAATCATCTCagaattttcaatataatccaTGTAATTGCTGATGTTGATTGGAATTGATGCTAAACTCAACCAATTCTGACAACAAACCAGTGTTTGCACTGTCGATGGAGATAAAGAGCTTCGAAATGGATCTAAAATACGACCACCAGTACTGAAAGTTGCTTCAGAAACTGCAGATACCGGAATAGCTAACACGTGTTGTGCCACCTTAGAAAGAATCTTGTATTTTGTAGCATTATACCTCCACCAacccaaaatatctaatttaaaatcattaggaTCCTCACAATCATCACCCAAATACCTCtcaacctcatttttttttgtgcaccGCCTTTTtcctctaaatgttttttgaattgagaaGCTAAGTCATCCAACATATCATCATTTACCACCATTAAATcaacattaacattttcatttatACTAGTTTCAACACCATGAACAACCTCAACATTCTCATCAACATTCATATAATGCTCAAACAACTTTAGCAAACTATCTTTAAccttaattgtaaaattttcaGCCTCTTCAACATCATACAAtcttccaaaacaaaatctcaCATACTTCAATTTGAAACGTGGATCTAACACAACTGCCACATACAACAAAAAGTTTGTGTATCTTGATCcccctaatattttttatactttgtcATCATATTATTGGCCATTTTACTTACATAAACATCTTCACTTTTACAAAGTTGAGATATGCTTGTATGCATAGAAATCAATTCATGaaagaaagaattagatgtCACATACAACGAGCCAGAAAATTTCAATGTAACCGTGTAAAATAGTTTCAAGAACTTGACAAAAGATCTAGCCTTTTCCCAATCTTCTAAAGCAGGAGGAcctaagtttttttgttttccttttgaatCAACCTCAAAGTAACTCAAATACCTAGGATCGGTTTCTTCTAACCTCATAAAAACCACATCAAATTTTTCAGTTGCTTTTAGCATCATATATGTAGAGTTCCATCTAGTTGCAACATCCAAGCAAACAG
Protein-coding sequences here:
- the LOC133692803 gene encoding probable cinnamyl alcohol dehydrogenase 6 yields the protein MAQTTPNHTQTVSGWAALDSSGKVVPYTFKRRENGVNDVTIEIMYCGICHTDLHFAKNDWGISMYPVVPGHEITGIITKVGSNVNKFKLGDRVGVGCLAASCLECDFCKSSHENYCDQIQLTYNGIFWDGSITYGGYSKFLVADHRYVVRIPENLPMDATAPLLCAGITVFSAFKDSNLVDTPGKRVGVVGLGGLGHVAVKFGKAFGHHVTVISTSPSKEKEARDRLGADDFIVSTNAEELQAARRTLDFIVDTVSAKHSLGPTLELLKVNGTLAVVCAPDQPMELPAFPLIFGKRSVRGSMTGSTKETQEMLDVCGKHNITCDIELVKTDNINEAWDRLARNDVRYRFVIDIAGKSSNL